From Gossypium raimondii isolate GPD5lz chromosome 11, ASM2569854v1, whole genome shotgun sequence:
CATCGGAATACTCTTCTGATAGTtattattatacgcaaactTGGCTAACGGCAAGTGACAATCTTAGTTACCTCCGAAGTGGATAACACAACTATGAAGTATGTCCTCAAGAATCTAGATCACCCTCTCTGAGTGACCATCGAACTGCAGATGATAAGCTGAACTGAAATGAAGCTTCGAATCCAAAGCCTCATGCAACGCCTTCTAAAGTCTTGAGGTAAACCATGTATCTCGGTCTGATATGATCAAAACAGGACCTCTATGAAGATGAACAATCTCTCGGATGTAGAGCTCAGCTAACTGATGTAGATTAAAAGTTGTACGAACCGACAGAAAATATACAGAATTCATAAATCTACCCACAATTACCCAGATCTAATCCTTATGTGTCAGAGTCAAAAgcaaacccaaaacaaaatccatcgtaatcCACTCCTATTTCCACTTCAGAATCTGAATAGGCTGAAGCAAACCCGATGGATACTGATGTTCGGTTTTCACCTTCTAACAAACCAAACATCTTACATAAAGTCAACAACATCCTTCTTTAACCTAGGCTACCAATACAGAACCCGAAGATCCtaatacatcttatttccaccAGGATGCATAGTACAAGGACTGCTATGAACCTCGGTAAGAATCGAGTGTCTCAGACCCTTATCTCCTGGAACACACAAGCTACCTCAGAAACACAGAAAACCATCAGAGTTGATACCAAAATCCCCCTGAACACCCGAATCAACCTGATGAATTTGATGAGCCAAACTCTAATCAAAAGGCTGACGCTCACAAATCTGTTATGAAATAACCAACCTCACCTGAAGTTCAGCCAATAAACCCCTATCCTCAGAGACAGACAACCTCGCAAACATAGCCCTCAAATTAACCAGAGACTTGCGGCTTAGAGCATTTGCAACTACGTTCGCCTTCCTTGGATGGTACTCGATCACACAAGCATAATCTTTCGGCAACTCCATCCAGCGCCTCTGTCTCAAGTTCAACTCCTTCTAGGTTAAGAGATACTTAATACTCTTATGATTGGTATATATCACACACCTCTCATCATACATGTAGTGACGCCAAATCTTGAGTGCGAAAACTATGGTAGCTAACTCCAAATCGTGAGTCGAATAGTTACACTCATGCGGCCTCAACTGTCTCAACACGTAAGTAACTACCCTACCATCCAGCATCAGCACACAACCCAGTGTCGTATAGGAAGTATCACTGTAGAACACATACTCCTTATCATATACCGGTTGTGTCAACACAAGCGCTTCAGTCAAAACCAACTTCAGCTTTTCAAAGCACTTCTACCTCTCATCAGTCCACTTAAAGGCAGTGTTCTTCTGTAGCAACTTCTTTAAAGGAGCAACAATGCTTGAAAACCCCTCGACAAAGCGATGGTAATAACCAACTATCCCCAAGATACTTCTAACCTTAAAAACAGTCGTCAATGGCTTCCAATCCAAAATCGCCTCATCCTTTTTCGGATCAACTCGAGTACCCTCAGCTGAAACGACATTACCTATAAAAAAACacctcacgaagccaaaactcacacttgctcaGCTTCGCATACAACTGCTTCTCCTACAAAACTTGCAGAACCACTCTCAAGTGCTCATCGTGCTCATCCTCTGATCGAGAatacaccaatatatcatcTATGAAAACCACTACGAATTGATCTAGGTAGGAATGGAATACTCGGTTCATCATGTCCATAAATGCGACATGTGTATTCATCAACCCGAATAGCATGAAAAGAAACTCGTAATAATGATACCGAGTCCTGAAAGCAGTAGTCTTCACCACATCTGAATCCTTAACCTTTAACTGATAATACCCAGACCTcagatcaatcttcgagaaaATTAAAGCTCCTTgaaactggtcaaacaaatcatcaatcttCAGTAGCAGACACTTATTCTTGATGGTTGACTTATTCAGTTGGCGATAATCAATGCATAGCCTTAAAGTCCTAACCTTTTTCTTCATGAACAACACCGATGCTCCCCACAGAGACACACTCAGACGaatgaacccacgatccaacaactcttgcaactgtagCTTCAACTCTTTCAGTTACTTAGGTGTCATGCAATAGGGTGCAACAGATGACACCAGAACAATACTGAGATAGAGCTCAATACTGAACTCAACTTCTCCATTTGGTGGTAATCCCGGCAACTCCTCAAGAAACACATCTGAAAACTCACAGAAAGCCCAAATCTCATCCAACCTTATCTCCCTACTATCAGTATTCAGGATATAGGCTAGATAAGCTTTGTAACCTTTTCGAACTAACTTCTCAGCACAAAATTAAGAAATCACATTCAACAAAAACTCAAACTTCTCACCAACAACAACTTTTGAACTGCCAGCACCACACAGAGTCACTAACTTCGCCTCGAAATCCACCTTAGCCTGATGCTCACagaaccaatccatacccagaatgaTATCGAAACCCCAAAATAGCAGCTCGAGAAGATCAATCGAGAACACTTGTCCTTGAACCACCAGAGGACAACGACGATAAACTCGATCCACCACTACACTATCACCTAGAAGGCTCTTAACCGTAACACTAGATCTAGATGTCTCTACAGTAATCCCCAACTCTTTAGCTACGTCTCTCAAGATAAATGACCTCATCGAACCAGAATCAACTAAAGCTAGCAGAAGAAAAGATTGTAGCATGAAAGTACCTACGATAACATCAGTGGCCTCACTAATCTTGGGCTCCCTCACTACATAAACTTTGGCTGGACCACCATCAATACCTCGAGCAGCACCACGCTGACCAACACCTTTATCACCATCAGCTTTACCACGACCTCTCCATCGAGCCGGAGTAGGTGCAACAACAACAGCAGAAACGTGCTGATCACGAGCAATAATGGCTCTCCTTAGGCAGTCACTGACACAGTGCTCTATTGAGCCATAGACAAGACAAGCATGTGTCATCCTCAAGCACTCACCACAATGACGTAGACTACAATGCTCACATATCGGCCATGCAATAGCCCCCTGATCAACAGgatctataacacccctaacctggaTCTgtcaccaaaatagggttacggagaattaccaaaatttacgctttgaaattctcaaaatttaaaacatttaattcacaACATCAATCAACACAAAACCAATCAATGACATACATATTTTCCCTTTTACTAGCCTTCGAGGCCAAAAAAACacatttgaaatgaattaggactaaattggaaacatatggaatttttaagaaaaagatgaaaatttcaaaactgtagggatcacacggttgtgtggccaagccgtgtgactcacatggttgagacacatgcccatgtctcaggccgtgtgagcattcaAAGTAGaaacacacagccgtgtcccagcccgtctccatgcccgtgtaactctctgacttgggtcacacggctacGCCATACGTCCATGTGCCATGCCGTGTACCTTTCGAAATAGcctcacatgcctgtgtgccaggtcgtttgctaggtcgtgtaatagcctgacttgaaaccctttgaaagctacagggaaTACATGGTCATGTCGCATGGCCAtatgtcacacacagctgagacacacgcccgtgtctctacctctgtggacaaaaaataggccattaccaagccatttttctcacctaTTCAAGAACATACCTACAACCAAATTTCCACATGTAAACAAGCCTTTAAATTGCACTAATAACATGCATCATCAAGCTACCCAATTAAGGTATAtaaacatacaaccaatatgcctaaaaggcacctcaatcatgacaattaaacatgtacaatcatatgtgtaatgtggCCAAATGTTCAACTAACCTTTAGCCAAGTTATTgccaaaatataccattttgtTTACCTATCAATTTCATACCAAAAAGTACCAAATATACCAATTAACACTAGCATCATAAACCATATATGCCAACTACATGTTTCACACTAAAATGACAATGTTCAACTTCCATCACCTAAGCATCATAAGAACTATAAAATCAATAAGCACAAGGTCACATATATATGTCAACATAAAAACCATTACAAAGCCcaaatatatacatgccaacttAATAACAACTCATTTATAAGAAGATGCCATAAACATAAGCCAAAACAAATAGTTACATCATCAAccaaaaatacctatacatgtgcatatttaaccaattaGCACTTAACTTGTttccatgccaaaacataacataattgataTATAACCCACATATCAAAATAGattcaaaacctttccaaaacataccatattttgaccatgttgaggtcaattcatTATATATCACTTTGgccattcaaacatgctttgaaacattatcaaattaacacatatcGATAAGGCACCAAATGTACCAAGGCTACATCACTCAAAATGACATATAAATGCCAAACAcatcaactaacattcaactaATCATCAACCATAAGTTTACCTATAccttaaccaagacatcaaaatctactgatataaTTGTTGGATAGTATGATAGATCTCTGATGAGCTTCCAACCCGATAGAGCTTCCggtaatctgtaaagtaaaggaaaactaactacgtaagcaatgaatgcttagtaagctcatataaacttaggtcatatcaatccatttcaaatatgaaatttatatatatcaagaataatcctatACCAATACCGCAAGACTTATGAAACCATATTTAACAACTCACAAGTGAATAAGTCCACagcatcacatatacatatcatccctagcatagtaggattttataaaacttaaaccctttcaaattttcttattttcatttacatttcattactttctattgcatttactttctttagcttaaataacaacatcaattcaactcatattttcatttttcatcattttacacttcaagtatgacTTACTATTTAattacctttccacactcgTTTCATATGCACAACACACAAAACATAAGCACATCATCAACCATAGCTACAAGCTattgcatttaaacatagctcttttggaattaaccacatgataaaccatttcataagaaataacataatttaaaccttaccattctttcatgaacacaagcatattttcatttgggCACTTattttcaatgcataacttataagtaaacataaaacaatccaaccaatagcttggcacatgcctaagcatcaaacaacaacacatgttagcatacttgaacatatttcacatgaattcaacaaggaaaaccattatacttgaatatgattcaattggatATAACATCATTCtcataacatatcatgtttttTATATATCACCATTTCAATGAGTTTCATGCATACATATCTTAATTCAAATTGAACACTTGCCATTTCATTTGTACAACTCATAACACATAAATATAACATTAACCATAGTCACAAGTTAGtgaataaacacataatttagTATAAAACACCACATGATAAAATAACTTTCATGAATATAGCATATAAGCATTCATACTTTTCATGAGCATGGCTATACACACTTTAATCACCAACCACTCATACCTTTCCATACTTTCATAATGTTTCCAATCGGAACGCTTACCGTTCCTTCCCTTTGTATGCCTGTTGAaacacttagaataatatcggatacgcAAGAATCTCACACACTGTGTACTAACATATGGTCAAAACCATTTCTTTATCTTTTCTCATATAaatgctctctctcgagccataagtGGGTCtgttcacacaagctgtcggttgaaacgtagctacacggtgctacTCATACAAGCTGTCAAGTAACTGCAACACATGCCAgaaactcagccaccggtaggacgtTCAAGACCATCAcccaaaacacggtaacccctaatgacctgtcatttgtatcctatttattcctaaggttcaaacggagCTCGATAGTCGTCATACGTCGttgaattttcatcatttctttactcgataaattgtataattaacatatatattgattaattttcaataaaatcatataagaacattcaatttagtcaataTTATACATagtacagttcatacgaacttacctggctattTTGCAGAAATGCCAAAGTTTAAggacattttagtaattttccattctcatCGATTTttcactcgatcttgatctaaattaataatttcattcaatttatcaatttagatagtaaaaacatatatttcatgcaatttggtcatttttacatttttacaaaattacccttaaaattttactttgattcaatttagtccctgagcccaaaacatgcaaattaaccatttttacccaaaattgaacCTAGATAAATAATCATGGTATCAAAAAAACCACTTCATGcaaaaaattcacatttaatccttgcatttttactattttaacaatttagtccctaataaaaaaattcatcaaaaatcacttaataaaataattttaaataacaactaatatttcaaattcatcatttaacatctaaaatcacaaggttcatcaatggaaacattgaAAATccttaacagtttcaaaattgaaggtacgagctagctgGATCTAGTTacaacgatcttaaaaacataaaaattacaagaaatgggGCTAAAATCACATGCCAATTTTGCTTGTGAAGTTTTCAAAACCTCCAAGATAAAAAAAGTGCCTTATTCCCCCATTTTCAATCGGTTAACAAGCTttgaaaaagatgaataaaacttttgttttatttattttaatataattatcaaattaccatattaaccttagttaataattaaataaaatatcaaattcatgtccattattGTCCACTAACAccttgaatggtctaattaccatttaagtccattttctttattcaattaaccatttaatcactcaaatcaaatagtgataaaattttatatcttttacgatttagtccttttaattaattaactatcaaaacgttaattttttttcaacaaaattttaataccaccttaatgacactccgtaaatatttataaaaatatttacgactcggtttctagaaacgaggtcccaataccttattttctaaaaccacttgaatttAGGGTCtcaccacttgaacttaataaatcatttttataacaaaaatcactttatcaaaaacctttttaaaaccatgtttgacttgtaaatattatataataatatttacaaagttactcgtcgaatttggtggtcccgaaaccactatttctaacaccactgaaaaataggcTATTACAGGATCAACCTCAACCCTCGCAGCTCGCCTATCCTGACTACGGCCACCAGCAACACGTCGTCCAGATCTACTGAAACAATCTCTCTTAGCCTTACGACCAGAACCACTAGCAGCCGCAGTTGACCTCTTAACAACTCCAAACGAAGTAGCTTTGGGCTCCTCCCTCAAAGTCTCCTCTAATGCATGAGCCTTCTTAACTATCTCGTCGAAGACCTCGGTATTCTAAGCAACCAGATAGAGCTTAATCTCACGGTTCAGCCCAAACCTAAACCTTTTACAATGGTTCGCCTCGAAAGACACCAATTCAGGAGCATACTGGTTCAACCGAACAAACTCAGCCTTGTACTTGTCCACTGATAGAGTACCCTGAACAAGATCTATAAACTCCCGTGTCCTAGCCTCAAGATACTGCTCACCCATAAACTTCCTCTAAAACGATGCTAAGAAGAAGTCCTAAGTTAGACGATCTGGCGCAGTACCCATCTCGATAGTCATCCACTATCTGTGAGCCTCATCCGTAAATAGCGATACGACATAACCCAACTTATCCTTGTCAGAACAACCCATCTAACCGAGAATATGAACGACGCCCTCCAACCAATACTCTGCATGTGTCAAATCATCGCCCCTAACACCACGAAATTCCTTACCACTAAGAGCTTGTAAACGCTCTAGTGGCAAACCCTGACGAGCCGGAGCAATGTTGGCACCAACGATACGATGTAGTGCTCCTACCAGACCCATCTAAGCATCATCCCACGGCGGCACATCGTCATCCATACTACCCTAATCATGACGCGGAGGAATAAAAACTACCGTATACTGAAGAAAAAGAGTAAAGAAATGTACTAGAAGTGAGTAGCGGCAAGAGATCCAAGATTTAACTAAGTATAGTTCCTATAGGGGATTATGTTCCCAATCCTACCCCAAGAACAATTCATATCACAAAGATCATGCATACACAATAATACGAATTTCTAATCAACACAAACAAGAAATCATCATAGTCCAATATCATTAATATTCAAGCAACATAGACTAGCCTAAGGTTTTAAACTTGGCtttgataccaccaaatgtgaCACCACAAACACGATCAGGACGAACTGATCCAAATTCGAAgcgttacattagccacctaagtgactctccaGCTAACAACCACCCAAGACACACCCTAACCTTATAACACCTTAATATTATCTAactattagttatttattaatgcggAAGTAAATTATGAGccaattttaaatgtttcctAGGTAATTTAACCTATGGgcatttttgttaatttaccACCTATGGTAAAAACTAACCCAATTTTATATCTAAGTGTTTACTGACCTTCTTTTAGTCAAACTATACAAGCCTAaaaatttttagcttaatttgAGTTCGTTTACTGTGTCtaattcaacttttattattagggactaaatcgtaactaATAAAAACTATCAGTACCTATTCCGAATTATAAATCAATTGCATtcctatcatattttatctattatgagactaatcctaaaattttaccaagtttACTTATCATCTAAGGCTCTAATTagactaattcattttccaagactaaattgtaacttaaacaaattagaatatcaatttaaaaagataaatattcaAACCCCCAAAAACCCACAGGGCCATGTCCGCTAGACCGTGTGTCATTAAACACCCATGCTCATGTTGTGAAAAACATTCAAGCTAATCGCTCACGCTCGTGTGTGATAGCTTCAGTCTTTACATGCTCGTGTGCAACCCCTTACACATTTATGTGGAcagacacacacccatgtgaaAACCACTCACctatttttgtgaaaaactcattttagaacctgattttgattagtttaaTGGTCAATTAAACCCGATTTAACTACGAttaattaacatacatatacatacacctttaattgaatttattgacaTCAATTAAGCCTCAATTATATCGAATTAGGCAATCAATTTTATGCttaataaacacttaataaatcaaacaagtggTGTACCTTAGTCACTAGTAAGCCACTCCATGGAAGCTTCAATTAAACAATCGTTAGTGTAAATTTCAGGCCTCACACACCGTGTTATCAATCACTATGTTATCAAGCAACAATACACcgtaaatcattcaataattaaactcaaacatgcctAAATCTCTTGAAACTAatctaattattataaaaccatccaaaaaAATATCCAATGtccaaagtccaattacaaccaaaattaaactaattccCAGGAGTTCCACAATGCCCGATTACAGTCTCTAAAATGAGTAATAATGTCACTACAAAGCCTAAATCTCTTAGAACTCTCTTGCTCGGCTCCTCAACTCCTCGATACTGATGATTATGTGCACAAATTGTGAAGGTGGAAGCTTtgaaaagctcagtgaatgttaataaaaacgACATGTAAATCAACATCCAAACCATGCTTAATTTACAACCAATCAATCACTAATTATTAGCCATAATAAAGaaacatgtcaatttaatttccatatgcTTAATCATTATaaagaatcaatcaatcatggctaacaaaaattgaatgatataacaACAATCGCACATAAATATATTGGCATACACTTCTCATGGCTTAATCGATTGATCATTAATCGAGTGATCATACATCGAATAAACAGATCTCCGGACTtgcacaaatatcaaatacagtcCATCGAGTTGAGTGGGCTGAAGCACACAATCCCTTATAGCGCCTCAAATAATACAATGAGTGGAGACTCATGAAcaacactcccttatctactccaatCAAATCAGTCCACCTAGAGCTATATGCTCATAATGTCACCAATAAATGTGAGTACCCACAaatcctatagcatgccaactatatcaaATGGATCCACCATGTATTTTgccaatatatttaattaaacatagCATTTAAATCAGTCATTAATGTGCTTAATTTAATGTGACAAGATTTTTATGTGTAATATGtaacataacatttaacatgcaattaaatcaagcatttcattttctattttccaatgTTGAATTACCCAATGTagcacaattatatcatgattAAAAATTCTAGTAAACATGCTTTAATCATCCTtataattaacctaattaaatagCACAACACCACTCAAAAGCTCACTTACcattattcattaaaaatttaattcttgcACATTTAATATAAATCTTGCAAAAATCAGCCAATCAATCATAACTAATCAATGATAATTATCAATTAAGTTACTAATTAAGCATAAATAAGAGTCAATTTACCAAATCGCCCTTAGAAATACTCACCATTCAATTTTTCCTACCACAATCAAGTGATCAATCAAGCAAATCTAAGCCTCAATTTTAGTTATATCGGACCTATTCAAGGCTCAGAGCTTTAACAGAGACAAAGTAGGCATTACCACCTTTCTAATGctatattaaacacaaattttaattaactatgcTAATCGAAATCATTTCACAAAGATACCTTACCAGATTTGTAACATGAAGTCAAAAACTCGATTCTTCACAAAATTGACCTCTCCAATCCTCCTAAACACTTGCAATCATCAATACTGGACCAAATACACTTATACTAAGCATCAATTCCATCTTtgaatcaatttc
This genomic window contains:
- the LOC105801090 gene encoding uncharacterized protein LOC105801090, with the translated sequence MGEQYLEARTREFIDLVQGTLSVDKYKAEFVRLNQYAPELNTEVFDEIVKKAHALEETLREEPKATSFGVVKRSTAAASGSGRKAKRDCFSRSGRRVAGGRSQDRRAARVEVDPIQVRGVIDPVDQGAIAWPICEHCSLRHCGECLRMTHACLVYGSIEHCVSDCLRRAIIARDQHVSAVVVAPTPARWRGRGKADGDKGVGQRGAARGIDGGPAKVYVVREPKISEATDVIVGTFMLQSFLLLALVDSGSMRSFILRDVAKELGITVETSRSSVTVKSLLGDSVVVDRVYRRCPLVVQGQVFSIDLLELLFWGFDIILGMDWFCEHQAKVDFEAKLVTLCGAGSSKVVVDVFLEELPGLPPNGEVEFSIELYLSIVLLQELLDRGFIRLSVSLWGASVLFMKKKVRTLRLCIDYRQLNKSTIKNKCLLLKIDDLFDQFQGALIFSKIDLRSGYYQLKVKDSDVVKTTAFRTRYHYYEFLFMLFGLMNTHVAFMDMMNRVFHSYLDQFVVVFIDDILVYSRSEDEHDEHLRVVLQVL